The proteins below are encoded in one region of Metabacillus dongyingensis:
- a CDS encoding citrate synthase/methylcitrate synthase: MVIKGLKGVKAAETAISHIDGVNGRLIYRGLDIGELTKNHSFEEVSYLLWHGEWPDHHQLLQLKNELKKHRELPEYLENLLISLPAEMDFMSVLRTAVSAAGPLNKDKPSYSDSIRLTAMMPTIIACRKSHLEGRPFVRPSAELDHVENYLYMLNGEKPAESQCKALETYMILTLEHGMNASTFSARVTVSTESDIYSAVTSAIGTMKGPLHGGAPSEVIAFLDEAAKSGNIEKLIREKINRGERLMGFGHRVYKTHDPRALALKSVLLEIAGKDEWLGLSLDVETAAVRLLQELKPGRALYTNIEFYAAAIMKSIQMESDLFTPTFTASRVVGWTAHVLEQAENNTIFRPESHYIGKMPVV; the protein is encoded by the coding sequence ATGGTAATTAAAGGATTAAAAGGCGTTAAAGCTGCTGAAACTGCAATCAGCCATATTGACGGGGTAAATGGGCGATTGATATACAGAGGACTTGATATAGGGGAATTGACGAAAAATCATTCTTTCGAAGAAGTTTCATATTTATTGTGGCATGGAGAATGGCCAGACCATCACCAGCTCCTTCAGCTGAAAAACGAACTGAAGAAACATCGCGAGCTTCCCGAGTATTTAGAAAATCTGCTAATCAGTCTCCCGGCTGAGATGGATTTTATGAGCGTTTTGAGAACAGCGGTTTCAGCAGCTGGTCCTTTAAATAAAGATAAGCCCTCTTATTCAGACAGCATCCGGTTAACGGCTATGATGCCGACAATCATCGCATGCAGAAAAAGCCATCTAGAAGGCAGACCCTTTGTCCGCCCTTCAGCGGAGCTTGATCATGTTGAAAATTATCTTTATATGCTTAATGGAGAAAAGCCTGCGGAATCTCAGTGCAAGGCACTGGAAACCTATATGATTTTAACTTTAGAGCATGGAATGAATGCTTCTACATTCTCAGCCAGAGTTACCGTCTCTACCGAGTCTGACATCTATTCAGCGGTGACCTCCGCTATCGGCACGATGAAAGGTCCGCTTCATGGAGGAGCTCCTTCTGAAGTCATCGCCTTTTTAGATGAAGCTGCCAAAAGCGGTAATATTGAAAAACTGATTCGGGAGAAAATAAATCGCGGGGAACGATTAATGGGGTTTGGCCATCGCGTATATAAAACGCATGATCCAAGAGCTTTGGCACTGAAATCAGTATTACTTGAGATTGCAGGCAAGGATGAATGGCTTGGTCTTTCCCTAGATGTGGAAACGGCTGCTGTCAGACTGCTTCAAGAGCTAAAACCGGGAAGAGCATTATACACCAATATTGAATTTTATGCTGCAGCCATTATGAAATCTATTCAAATGGAATCTGATCTTTTCACCCCGACTTTTACAGCAAGCAGAGTTGTCGGCTGGACGGCACATGTCCTTGAGCAGGCAGAAAATAATACGATTTTCAGACCGGAGTCTCACTATATTGGGAAAATGCCTGTGGTTTAA
- a CDS encoding S8 family serine peptidase: MKKRKMKPWKVMTTAAMTSLLFSSLTVFAEGDVTPAESQMAEEIGEQRGQLFFDKDKIETGQEDSLYKDVKKEGLATAYKPNDTVRLIVEVEQPTEIEQTAKSKKALYKQKQDKVIEQISKEKNSQSNAPIKVKHRFFKGFNGFSVETEFQNIKDIQSISGVANVHIARTFQENMAASKELVLAQKVWEQYGYKGEGLVVAVVDSGIDYTHKDMKLSDTAKAKEKWTQDKINQKFAETDVNEIWYSDKVPTGYDWADNDTNVIPGTKGSPHGTHVAGTIGANGDETKGGVAGIAPGVQLLAEKVFSDNGGGAYEDDIIAGIEHAVTMGADVINMSLGVDAGYVDEDFDPIQKSIRVATEQGTLVVVAAGNTAYSTKNNIILSSLRPYAENPDIGTVGAPGVSPYALSVASYENSKLHLNALADASGFSVPFKDQTQFPASYNFKFSKVLSPEVPYDLVYVGEGKNASDYPKGKTDYIAVVKLLNSYSTVSSIQWEAKRSGAKAVIMIPPANWSDYTTLPVTPTAAPTASTSKAAGEALLSKMNSLPSGQYLSMKFAGNTWVENPAKDTMSYFSSFGSPSTLDFKPEISAPGGNIYSTIPGNDYEVMSGTSMAAPHVAGGSALLLQALYQKGLTHSEDTVLKAKLALMNTANFAMDPRTNGEVPYSPRVQGSGIMKIQNAINTPVIVTSRNTPLEQAGAVALKEIGQNTSFNLIMEAFDTLKGKNNSDDIEYNVYVDLLKDKTEMKEFDLDSDGQLDSKEYLTLTSERINGATVTVNDNVVTDKTGALLKIKPGQTKILTVNVTLPDSLKKNSFVEGFVRLVPAAKDQDKAVPLTVPYMGFYGKWDEPRNIDAPAWEKDAFVGYTALWDENSERYPLGYNPYTGRFSLNHIAFSKNYILDGIYPSFQALRNLDKVEMYIEDQSGNLIKNLGDFSEYTGTPWKFRKNIMSYGDRMYGGYKWDMKDSSGQYVPDGVYQYVTKTTLDYSDAKPQIVKMPITVDSVPPTVSDITVTQKNGKYEISFNPQDNASDFNSAVVWVNGQYYSLSLEQKSFLVNTEPKSIIILAIDYAGNQSYKVWGDPSYIKYTMAVQTFSLTPAANINKSKPANINAWAYARADWTINVKDASGKIVDSFEVKNEHTLKTQWVPNTDLQNGTYSISIDVVTKDGFKVTTTPKQVTVLQQ, translated from the coding sequence ATGAAAAAAAGAAAAATGAAGCCATGGAAAGTCATGACCACAGCAGCGATGACTTCCTTATTATTTTCATCACTTACCGTTTTTGCAGAAGGTGATGTTACGCCAGCTGAGTCGCAAATGGCTGAAGAAATTGGGGAACAAAGAGGACAATTATTTTTTGATAAGGATAAGATCGAAACAGGTCAAGAAGATTCACTATATAAAGACGTTAAAAAAGAAGGTTTGGCTACAGCATATAAACCGAATGATACTGTTCGCTTAATCGTAGAAGTTGAACAACCAACAGAAATTGAGCAAACAGCCAAAAGCAAAAAAGCTTTATATAAACAAAAACAAGATAAAGTAATCGAACAAATCTCAAAAGAAAAAAATTCTCAATCAAATGCTCCTATTAAAGTGAAGCATCGTTTTTTCAAAGGGTTTAATGGATTCAGTGTAGAAACAGAGTTCCAAAATATAAAAGATATCCAGTCTATTTCAGGGGTTGCGAATGTCCATATCGCTAGAACTTTCCAGGAAAATATGGCAGCAAGTAAAGAATTAGTGCTAGCTCAAAAAGTATGGGAACAATATGGTTATAAAGGTGAAGGATTAGTAGTAGCGGTCGTAGATTCCGGGATTGATTATACGCACAAAGATATGAAACTTTCTGACACAGCCAAAGCGAAAGAAAAATGGACTCAAGATAAAATTAATCAAAAATTTGCTGAGACAGACGTAAACGAAATTTGGTATTCCGATAAAGTCCCAACAGGATATGACTGGGCAGACAATGATACCAATGTCATTCCGGGAACAAAAGGCAGTCCGCATGGTACACACGTGGCTGGTACAATTGGAGCAAATGGCGACGAAACGAAGGGTGGTGTCGCTGGAATTGCACCAGGTGTTCAACTATTAGCCGAGAAGGTATTTTCTGATAATGGCGGTGGTGCCTATGAGGATGATATTATCGCAGGAATTGAGCATGCAGTCACAATGGGTGCAGATGTAATTAACATGAGTTTAGGTGTTGATGCAGGCTATGTAGATGAAGATTTTGATCCGATCCAAAAATCAATCCGAGTTGCGACAGAACAAGGCACCCTTGTTGTAGTGGCAGCCGGTAATACAGCCTATAGTACAAAGAATAATATTATTCTCTCTTCATTAAGACCATATGCAGAAAATCCAGATATTGGAACGGTTGGTGCACCGGGTGTAAGTCCATATGCGTTATCGGTTGCTTCCTATGAAAATAGTAAACTTCATTTAAATGCATTAGCAGATGCAAGTGGGTTTTCGGTGCCGTTCAAAGATCAAACGCAATTTCCAGCATCGTATAATTTTAAATTCTCTAAGGTTCTTTCACCAGAAGTACCTTATGATTTGGTATATGTTGGGGAAGGAAAGAATGCATCAGATTATCCTAAAGGCAAAACTGACTATATTGCCGTTGTTAAGCTATTAAATTCATATAGTACGGTTTCATCCATTCAGTGGGAAGCTAAGAGATCAGGAGCAAAGGCGGTTATTATGATACCACCTGCAAATTGGTCAGATTATACTACACTACCAGTAACGCCAACAGCAGCACCAACGGCGTCAACAAGTAAAGCTGCAGGTGAAGCATTACTTAGTAAAATGAATAGTCTGCCAAGTGGTCAATATTTAAGCATGAAATTTGCAGGCAATACTTGGGTAGAGAATCCAGCGAAAGACACAATGTCCTATTTTTCATCTTTTGGTTCGCCAAGTACATTAGATTTTAAACCAGAGATTTCTGCTCCTGGTGGAAATATTTATTCAACTATACCAGGAAATGATTATGAAGTGATGAGCGGTACATCGATGGCAGCTCCTCATGTTGCAGGCGGTTCAGCATTGTTATTGCAGGCCCTTTATCAAAAAGGATTAACCCATTCAGAAGATACAGTTTTAAAAGCAAAACTTGCTTTAATGAATACAGCTAATTTTGCCATGGATCCAAGGACAAATGGAGAAGTTCCATATTCACCACGTGTACAAGGGTCTGGGATAATGAAAATTCAAAATGCCATTAATACACCAGTCATTGTAACAAGTAGAAACACGCCTTTAGAACAAGCTGGAGCGGTTGCATTAAAGGAAATCGGTCAAAATACAAGCTTTAATTTAATCATGGAAGCATTCGACACTCTTAAGGGTAAAAATAATAGTGATGATATTGAATACAATGTTTATGTAGATCTATTGAAAGATAAGACTGAAATGAAGGAATTCGATTTAGATAGTGATGGGCAATTGGATTCAAAAGAGTATTTAACATTAACTAGTGAACGAATTAATGGTGCGACAGTCACTGTAAATGATAATGTGGTAACAGATAAAACTGGAGCATTACTTAAAATTAAACCAGGTCAAACAAAAATACTGACTGTTAATGTAACTTTACCAGATTCCTTAAAGAAAAATAGTTTTGTAGAAGGATTTGTTCGTCTAGTTCCAGCAGCCAAGGACCAAGATAAAGCAGTACCTTTAACTGTTCCTTATATGGGCTTCTATGGAAAATGGGATGAACCGCGAAATATCGACGCACCTGCATGGGAGAAGGATGCATTTGTAGGATATACGGCCCTTTGGGATGAGAATTCAGAAAGATATCCATTGGGATATAACCCATATACTGGAAGGTTCAGTCTCAACCATATTGCATTCTCGAAAAACTATATACTCGATGGTATCTATCCGTCCTTCCAAGCCTTACGTAATTTAGACAAAGTTGAAATGTATATTGAAGATCAATCTGGAAATCTCATAAAAAATTTAGGCGATTTTAGTGAATATACTGGTACTCCATGGAAATTCAGAAAAAACATAATGTCATATGGGGATAGAATGTATGGCGGATATAAATGGGATATGAAAGACTCATCCGGACAATATGTACCTGATGGTGTTTATCAATATGTTACCAAAACAACATTAGATTATTCAGACGCAAAACCACAGATTGTTAAAATGCCAATTACGGTAGATTCTGTCCCTCCGACCGTTTCAGATATTACAGTAACGCAAAAAAACGGAAAATATGAAATTTCCTTCAATCCGCAAGACAATGCAAGTGACTTTAATTCTGCTGTTGTATGGGTGAATGGACAATATTATTCACTAAGTCTTGAGCAAAAATCTTTCTTAGTTAATACAGAACCGAAAAGTATTATTATCCTAGCCATTGATTATGCAGGAAATCAATCGTACAAAGTTTGGGGAGATCCGAGCTATATTAAATATACTATGGCCGTTCAAACGTTCAGTTTAACTCCAGCTGCAAATATTAACAAAAGCAAACCTGCAAATATTAATGCCTGGGCTTATGCCAGAGCAGACTGGACGATTAATGTTAAAGATGCAAGTGGAAAGATAGTCGATTCGTTTGAAGTGAAAAATGAACATACACTGAAAACACAATGGGTACCTAATACGGACCTTCAAAATGGAACGTATTCTATCTCAATTGATGTCGTGACAAAAGACGGTTTTAAAGTAACAACAACGCCTAAACAAGTAACGGTTCTCCAACAATAA
- a CDS encoding S8 family serine peptidase: MKRKKISKILTGTLAVGMLLSQGAPYNVLAQSSFELNPVENAEEILASLSAEQRKALEQLDTNSNFTISPDINANSPELVKVIVEFEQAPAKIEVMKQAAKGKKLSSADANEKVEKAHKDFKQHVQSLKSQKNVTKYKAEDVNITREYKNAINGVAMTLPGVAVEDLLQSGVVKRIFKDYEVKVEPPVKTKEAIDPKMADSIPQIGVDKLHAENITGKGIKVGVLDTGIDYNHPDLKEAYKGGYDFVDNDADPMETTYEDWIKEGKPTVPGYVYYTNHGSHVAGTIAAQKKNNVDYAVKGVAPEVDLYAYRVLGPWGGGNTEGILAGIDQAIEDGMDVINLSLGAQTNDPLYATSVAVNNAMISGLVTVVAAGNSGPNEKTLGSPGTAALGISVGASDASMSIPAFSGSASAEKFENMQLLGKDFSDRLEELQGKSLPIVFAGLGKAVDFAGKDVSGKIALIQRGELAFDEKIKNAKNAGAKSVIVYNNVDGQIPAYLGEAVGLIPSFRLSKADGERLKGLGEGSFTFETLNNTKTEGDHLADFSSRGPVNGNYDIKPDVVAPGVSIFSTTPEYINDPQEGINYGNAYVRLSGTSMASPHVAGTAALILQEHPEYTPFDVKTALMNTSDDLKGNYSVYEVGAGRIDAYQSVHTDTSIKVWDKTKNIENGNVVEIDEQTGSIVFGRYYKKGNEPIEASKKVTVQNNSQEEKSYKLEVEYHGERKGIQDAVKNGVKVAVPSSITVSSGQSQELQPKITIPTSAAAGRYEGYIHVTNSNNPDETYQIPFAVMATEKGFDYVKATRPSVTNTTPFWELNDTMIHFIMKLNSPMTTMDVLVKDSKTGKSVGFIGTANTNFPIDREVYLMGAFSGTVLPFTNDPSQPISDIPIKLPAGDYILELIAHDEEGGSYVVDNPLIVDNTAPEVNMDIKSGVIEINDSMFTVEDGQKAVWLHGTAKDETVDLLQSKGLDVNQSSNTMAYYTGGSGYMAGFFPVQANGDVKLGIEESDIAKQPMRLWLRTWDTATAVGYQKYYFMKEGTEYTTSSYDKKELKVGDNFTMTLSLNNVKQLVSGEFNVEYYKDFFKFSNVKLNKAVKQYANEKGLQVSLDKPVVTEGTFNNSLKIGASITGNVFRGLDGDMPFLDVTFKVSNDEVYDEIPGFEVKKGSYKKSGQTAGTAIPFYGTEDLKITPTHTQLLGSILPEAFLIYESGSAFLKKGDYSKIGAQVYALSRSGKKYKGTINKNGSFTINDIPASDQVYTAVFDVPGHLKVMKKFIPGYHDANGELRGQFLRIGQRSLAGDVNGDKMIDILDIQSVVDAYGTKDSSIVPQDINQDGVVDETDIRFVEKNFLTKGPDAPADKQPKEKIGKKGLEYFLRLVGLEPKQ; encoded by the coding sequence ATGAAGAGGAAAAAAATCAGTAAAATTCTTACAGGAACGCTAGCTGTTGGCATGTTACTATCTCAAGGCGCTCCATATAACGTATTGGCGCAAAGCTCGTTTGAGCTGAATCCAGTTGAAAATGCGGAAGAGATCTTAGCGAGCCTGTCTGCAGAACAAAGAAAGGCATTAGAGCAATTGGATACCAATTCAAACTTTACGATTTCTCCGGATATTAATGCAAATAGTCCGGAATTAGTCAAAGTCATCGTTGAATTTGAACAGGCGCCGGCGAAAATTGAAGTGATGAAACAAGCAGCGAAAGGAAAGAAACTATCTTCTGCTGATGCGAATGAGAAAGTGGAAAAAGCTCATAAAGATTTTAAACAGCATGTGCAATCATTGAAATCACAGAAAAACGTGACCAAGTACAAAGCAGAAGATGTAAACATCACTAGAGAGTATAAAAACGCCATCAACGGTGTAGCGATGACGCTGCCTGGTGTGGCAGTGGAGGATTTGCTGCAATCTGGTGTAGTTAAACGTATCTTTAAAGATTACGAGGTAAAAGTGGAACCGCCGGTAAAAACGAAAGAAGCCATCGATCCGAAAATGGCAGACAGTATTCCGCAAATTGGCGTGGACAAGCTGCATGCCGAGAACATTACCGGCAAGGGCATTAAAGTCGGCGTTCTTGACACAGGTATTGATTACAACCATCCAGACTTAAAAGAAGCATATAAAGGCGGATATGATTTTGTAGATAATGATGCAGATCCGATGGAAACCACATATGAGGATTGGATAAAAGAGGGCAAGCCAACAGTTCCCGGCTATGTGTATTACACAAACCATGGGTCACATGTCGCAGGGACGATTGCAGCCCAAAAGAAAAACAATGTGGATTATGCTGTGAAAGGGGTAGCACCTGAAGTAGATTTATATGCGTATAGAGTATTGGGACCTTGGGGAGGGGGAAATACAGAAGGAATCCTTGCTGGAATCGATCAAGCGATTGAAGATGGCATGGACGTCATCAATTTGTCGCTTGGCGCGCAGACTAACGATCCTTTATACGCCACTTCTGTCGCAGTAAATAACGCCATGATTTCAGGCCTGGTGACCGTCGTTGCCGCGGGCAACTCCGGACCGAACGAAAAAACTCTTGGCTCTCCAGGAACAGCAGCTCTTGGCATATCAGTAGGTGCAAGCGATGCCTCCATGTCCATTCCTGCATTTAGTGGAAGCGCTTCCGCCGAGAAGTTTGAAAATATGCAGCTGCTAGGCAAAGATTTTTCTGATAGATTAGAAGAATTGCAAGGAAAATCCTTACCAATTGTATTTGCGGGACTTGGTAAAGCGGTTGATTTTGCCGGGAAAGATGTCAGCGGGAAAATTGCGTTGATTCAGCGCGGGGAACTTGCGTTTGATGAAAAAATCAAAAACGCCAAAAACGCTGGGGCTAAATCAGTGATTGTGTATAACAATGTCGACGGGCAAATACCTGCCTACTTGGGTGAGGCCGTCGGGTTAATCCCTTCTTTCCGCCTGTCAAAAGCGGATGGTGAGCGATTAAAGGGGCTGGGCGAAGGTTCTTTCACATTTGAAACGTTAAATAACACAAAAACAGAAGGCGATCATTTAGCAGATTTCAGTTCACGCGGACCGGTAAATGGAAATTATGATATTAAGCCGGATGTAGTCGCTCCAGGTGTGTCGATATTCTCTACGACACCGGAATATATCAACGATCCGCAGGAAGGCATTAATTACGGCAATGCCTATGTCCGCTTATCAGGAACGTCTATGGCTTCTCCTCACGTAGCAGGTACAGCAGCATTGATTTTGCAGGAGCATCCAGAATACACTCCTTTCGATGTGAAAACGGCACTCATGAATACATCGGATGATTTAAAAGGGAATTATTCTGTATACGAAGTGGGTGCAGGACGAATCGATGCCTATCAATCGGTTCATACAGATACATCCATCAAGGTATGGGATAAGACAAAAAATATCGAAAATGGAAACGTCGTAGAAATTGACGAACAAACAGGCTCCATCGTATTCGGCAGATATTATAAAAAAGGTAATGAACCAATTGAAGCAAGCAAAAAGGTGACGGTTCAAAACAACAGCCAGGAAGAAAAATCTTATAAACTAGAAGTGGAGTATCACGGCGAGCGCAAAGGCATTCAAGATGCAGTGAAGAACGGTGTGAAAGTAGCTGTGCCTTCATCGATTACAGTATCAAGCGGGCAGTCACAGGAGCTTCAGCCAAAAATAACGATACCAACCAGCGCTGCGGCAGGAAGATATGAAGGGTATATTCATGTGACCAATTCCAACAATCCAGACGAAACCTATCAAATTCCATTTGCTGTTATGGCGACTGAAAAAGGATTTGATTATGTCAAAGCGACTAGACCATCCGTGACAAATACAACACCTTTCTGGGAACTTAATGACACAATGATCCATTTCATCATGAAGTTGAACAGCCCAATGACAACCATGGATGTGCTAGTAAAAGACAGTAAAACAGGAAAATCTGTAGGGTTCATAGGGACAGCGAACACTAACTTTCCAATAGATAGAGAAGTGTATCTTATGGGTGCGTTCAGCGGTACGGTCTTACCATTTACAAATGATCCGTCCCAGCCAATCAGTGATATTCCTATAAAGCTTCCAGCAGGCGATTATATACTGGAGCTGATTGCACACGATGAGGAAGGTGGATCATATGTGGTAGACAATCCGCTTATCGTGGACAATACAGCACCAGAAGTAAACATGGATATAAAATCGGGAGTAATCGAAATCAATGATTCTATGTTTACAGTAGAAGATGGCCAAAAAGCAGTGTGGCTGCATGGAACAGCTAAGGATGAGACAGTGGATTTATTGCAATCTAAAGGGTTGGACGTCAATCAATCGTCCAACACTATGGCTTACTATACAGGTGGCTCTGGATATATGGCTGGGTTCTTCCCGGTTCAAGCGAATGGAGATGTGAAATTAGGAATTGAGGAAAGTGATATAGCAAAACAACCTATGAGATTGTGGTTGAGAACGTGGGATACTGCAACAGCAGTTGGTTACCAAAAGTATTACTTCATGAAAGAAGGAACGGAATATACGACTTCCAGTTATGACAAGAAAGAGTTAAAAGTCGGCGATAACTTTACGATGACACTCAGCCTTAATAATGTGAAACAGCTTGTCTCGGGAGAATTTAATGTAGAGTACTACAAAGACTTCTTCAAGTTTTCGAACGTGAAGCTGAACAAGGCAGTAAAACAATATGCAAATGAAAAAGGCTTACAGGTATCACTAGATAAACCTGTTGTGACGGAAGGTACATTCAATAATAGTTTGAAGATCGGTGCTTCCATTACTGGAAATGTATTCAGAGGACTGGATGGAGACATGCCGTTCCTCGATGTAACGTTTAAAGTATCGAATGATGAAGTTTACGATGAAATTCCTGGATTTGAGGTAAAGAAGGGGTCTTATAAGAAATCCGGACAAACAGCAGGTACTGCTATTCCTTTTTACGGCACTGAAGATCTTAAAATAACTCCTACACATACACAGTTGCTGGGATCCATATTGCCGGAAGCATTTTTGATATATGAATCAGGATCAGCATTTTTGAAAAAAGGGGATTATTCAAAAATAGGAGCACAAGTATACGCTCTCTCCAGAAGCGGTAAAAAGTATAAAGGAACAATTAATAAAAATGGATCCTTCACGATCAATGATATTCCGGCTTCCGATCAAGTATATACAGCTGTTTTCGATGTTCCGGGGCATCTTAAAGTGATGAAGAAATTCATTCCTGGATATCATGATGCAAATGGAGAGCTACGAGGGCAATTTTTAAGAATTGGTCAGAGAAGTCTTGCAGGGGATGTGAATGGCGACAAAATGATTGATATCCTCGATATCCAGAGTGTCGTTGATGCATATGGTACGAAGGATTCATCTATCGTGCCGCAAGATATCAATCAAGATGGTGTGGTAGACGAAACAGACATTCGCTTCGTTGAGAAAAATTTCTTAACGAAGGGACCGGATGCGCCTGCCGATAAACAGCCAAAAGAAAAAATTGGCAAAAAAGGTCTGGAATACTTCCTGCGTCTTGTCGGTCTTGAGCCGAAACAATAA
- a CDS encoding response regulator: MIQILLVDDHTVLRDGIRSILDLEFDIRVVGEAVSGDEVLKKVEELRPDCILMDINLPGKNGIEVTSQVKSQYPNCRVLVLTMFEDDEYLMEALRAGADGYLLKDSSSEQVVAAIRMVSQGDSVIHPRMTKKLITYHHQHTKSEPNENMLTKREKEILFELVKGLSNKEIAEALFISDKTVKIHINKIFKKLNVKSRSQAVIYAVRNQLVPFS, encoded by the coding sequence ATGATTCAAATATTATTAGTGGATGATCATACTGTCTTGCGTGATGGAATTCGGAGTATATTAGATCTAGAATTCGATATCCGAGTCGTAGGAGAAGCTGTTTCAGGGGATGAGGTGTTGAAGAAAGTAGAAGAGTTACGACCTGATTGTATTTTGATGGACATCAATCTCCCTGGAAAAAATGGAATTGAGGTAACCTCACAGGTGAAAAGTCAGTATCCAAACTGCCGTGTTCTCGTATTGACTATGTTTGAGGATGATGAATATTTGATGGAAGCGCTTCGGGCGGGTGCAGACGGATATTTATTGAAGGATTCATCATCTGAACAAGTGGTGGCAGCCATCCGAATGGTGTCACAAGGAGATTCTGTTATTCATCCGCGCATGACGAAAAAACTGATTACGTATCATCACCAGCACACGAAATCAGAACCAAACGAAAATATGCTGACAAAGCGTGAAAAAGAAATCCTGTTTGAATTGGTCAAAGGTCTTAGTAATAAAGAAATTGCTGAAGCCCTATTTATCAGTGACAAGACCGTTAAAATCCACATCAATAAGATTTTCAAAAAGCTGAATGTGAAAAGCCGTTCCCAAGCAGTCATTTATGCCGTTCGAAATCAACTTGTTCCTTTTTCTTAA